CTATTTGTTGATATGGTGCCCAAGAGCTCATCTTTAGGCATATTTATATAGGAGCAGTACAGTATTAACCCTCGATCTTGAATTAAActcatcattattatatatatttatattttttttttcctaaatattatagaatttaaGCATTAGGGCAATGGACAGTGACACAAATCCTTAATTAAGATAATGGATCTTATCATCATTAATCCAATTGTTTAATCAACACTAATTTATGAAAGCACGTtcgttaaaattaattatcttgtTCTAATCTTAAACATGTAATTATGTTACTATTTAACTTTGATTACAACTGTTATCTGTTCtgattattcaaattttaaagacgtatgtattttttttacttaaaatgAAGCATTcaataaactaattttatatttatatcattttctaTGTCTCGAAATCCTTATGATGTAAGTAAATAAAACTTTCTAACAACATTAGAATCACAAACAATTAATACCTTTAGCATTATTTCATCCATTTTAACTTAATAACACTAATTACTTTACTTTTTGACACCatttgtgtgattaattcATGTTTAAGGTGGAGTTACTTATTCCATTATTAGGCTATTTTGCTGCagtttgtttattttagtTCAGACCATTGGAGTATATATAGAGTCCGATCTTATGTACGTTTTATTTTTACCCATCGATCAAGAATGTTGTTTTGATACGCTTTATTAGGAGTGCGttcgtaattttataatattacatatatatgggTCCTAATGTACATTATTGATGTGTTACTGTTTATTATAGTTGTagaaaatcattaattatatttggaccccttaaatatatttaattacactttttcttaaattttttaaaattacacttgcaCTTGCTACAAGAATATTCTGTTTGTAACTATAACCCTTGCATTAGGGTTTGGATAGAAAATACTAatgttgataaaaatttaaataaacttttaattttacccctcattgaacatttaatataatttgttaacAAACATTCTATACATTAGGGTTCCGATCGAAAAAGCTAGTAATGTTGTTTGTATTAGTTTTTATGAATGTTGTTTGTGTTAGTAATAAAAGAACTTTTATGAATGttgtttgtatttgtttttttctttttttcgtaCTTTTTCTTGGTATATTTTTGCTATCTGACTTGCAATTATTTGAGGGTGCATttagattaataaattttaaatttttaatgacattttttttggatttatttggataaatcaaaattcagaagatttcaaattattcaattttaattttgaattatgatttCTAAACATTAAtggatttcatatttttttaatatagaatTGTTTCAAATTCTTTACTCAAATCTAAGTCCATTAAACTTTTGTCATTGATTTGAGTTATGCAAATTTATCCTATATAGGGAaggttattatatataatatgtatatatgaatgcatacacctcttcatattcatttttaataatccattatgttatacccttttgtatcccccattatgatttgtaattataatgatttatggTGTATTTTGTAACCACATTTTTgtggtctataaataccaccatgtatttcatttgtataTAGTCTTTGGAGAGAATAATAAAGTGATTTTGGagagaaatacatatacattttaCTCTATATTCTATTAGGAGTGATAGGCcaataaacttagaatttctctaagtttataacacgTTATCAGCACGACGTTACGTTACGATCGATCAAggtaaaatgttaattttattagtataatttttattctttgttcGTTTACCTCTACAATATCATAGTTACTTGTATCCttgaatatttcataataaaatatgagtaattatattatataattcaatgtCTCCTGaagtagacatatatatataaattcttgattttatcccCTGAAGTGGATGTGATATTGCCTCCAGAAGCAGGTatacaattcttgattttatcccctgaagtggatatgttctataaaatttcattgcttcCTGAAGTAAGTAATGAGTTAAAATCATCTCCAGTAGTaggtgaaatattttataccaaCTATGTGCAATATCATCCCTGAAGCGATGATaagtatatgtttaattttctcaccacctgaagtgttttgagataatggCTTGATCAAGAAGCCCGATGCTTCTtcgtttatttatttgatttctgaTAATTTTTCGATAACATAGTTTTGTTTCATATGCCCATGTATGTATTTTACATGTTTTGCTAGTATatgcaacaaaatttatttattaagaaaatgatttggcatgaataccatttaattgctatttgtaacattataagatttaaggcaaacatttttatttaattccatgTATACATGCCATTATAATTCATACTAATTACATGGTAACTTAATGTTAGTAATATTTCatgtcatttttactttatatcatgtgtaatacatattattttacttttatgtatatgttgaatattatgctaaaagtgcatattaacttgttgtaGCTTAATGGCCAATCTCACAAAATTGGATTTCGTTGCTCTTGATGTTTCTGGAAAAAACTACCTATCATGGGTTCTTGATGCCGAACTACATTTGGCAAGTAGCAAATTGggagaaacaataaaagaaaatactgtTGCTTCTGAGCAAGACTGTGCTAAAGCAATGATTTTGCTTCGTCATCATCTTCATGAGAGCCTGAAGTCTCAATATTTAACAGTCAAAAGTCATTTTCAACTCTGGAAGAGTTTAAAGGATCGATTTGACCATCAAAAGACTGTAATCTTACCACGTGCAAGATATGAGTGGATACAATTGCGACTGCAAGATTTCAAAACGATTGCTGAATATAATTCTGAAATGTTTCGAATTGTATCAAAGTTGAGGTTATGTGGAGAAGATGTGACGGATGAACAAATGTTGGAAAAAacattttctacttttcatgCATCCAACCTTGTACTCCAGCAGCAGTACAGGGAACGTGGGTTCAAAACCTATTCAGAGTTGATTTCATACATGCTTGTTgcagaagaaaataatcaacttttgttgaataaccaTCACCCCCGACCCACTGGTTCCAAGCCACTTCCTGAAATTTCAGCGGCATTGCCTGAAGCAAATGCTACTTCTTCACAAAAGAGGCGTGGTCATTAC
This Sesamum indicum cultivar Zhongzhi No. 13 linkage group LG5, S_indicum_v1.0, whole genome shotgun sequence DNA region includes the following protein-coding sequences:
- the LOC105162964 gene encoding uncharacterized protein LOC105162964; its protein translation is MANLTKLDFVALDVSGKNYLSWVLDAELHLASSKLGETIKENTVASEQDCAKAMILLRHHLHESLKSQYLTVKSHFQLWKSLKDRFDHQKTVILPRARYEWIQLRLQDFKTIAEYNSEMFRIVSKLRLCGEDVTDEQMLEKTFSTFHASNLVLQQQYRERGFKTYSELISYMLVAEENNQLLLNNHHPRPTGSKPLPEISAALPEANATSSQKRRGHYHGSPRGHSYGRGRGGRGRGRGRGNGRGNTWINPNILVT